Below is a genomic region from Campylobacter concisus.
TAAGCTAATAAAAGCATTTTATATGTATGATTCGCTCTTTGATAAAGATTACACAAATGTGGATTTATTTAAAATTTGGATTAGCACGAACTGGGATAAATTTGAAAAATATGGCGTTGCAAAAGATGAATTCTTAGCCCATATTGAGGCTATTTTAAAAGCAGAAAATTTAAACATAACTGCAGATACAGTTGCTCAAAGTATAGCAAATACGAGACTATCACCTGTTCAAAGAGCACAAAGGCTCTACTACATACTTGAGTTCATTTCGTTTAAGGACGATAAATCTTTTTATGATATTAAAAAAGATGTTGAAAATTTATATGCAGTAGTCCAAGAAAAAGAAGCATTTAGGCCATTTAATAAAATTTATACAAAAGAAAATTTAAGAGATTTCTTATCAAAGCTTAGCTCAAACATAGATCAAACAGCTGGAATAGAGTCTTGGCTAATGGAGACAAATTCTTCTTTAAAAGATATTAGCTCAAATGATAAGAAAGAGTTAAGTATTGCTGTAATAGAGCTTTATTTGCAAAATTATGCTGATAAGTGGAGCCAAATTTTAAGAGAAATAGAGCCAAATGAATTTAGCACAAAAAAAGAGGTCATAGAAGAGCTTGATATCTTGTCAAAGAGAGAAAATCCTTTAAATTCTTTAATAAAATTAACTAATCAAAATACAAATTTAAATGATGAGAATTTACTAAAATATATCTACTCTCTAGGATTTGCTTCAAGTGAGATAAAGCGTGTTTTCAGTGATTTTAGTGCTAAATTTACTAATTATCATACGTTAAATTCTAATGACTTGCTGGATATTATAAGCAACGATGTAACAAGCGTTTATAAAAAAGTTAGTGACTATAACTTTGAAATGCTTCAAAGCAACGATGATAAAATAGTTTATGCAATAAATGGCATAAAAAACGAAAACGATCCATTTGTTGTCTTAAATAATGATGCCAAGAAGCTTCCAGATGAGTTAAATGAATATTATCAAAAGTTATCGACACTTGCATGGAAACAAGTAGAAAATGGTGCTTCGGTGCTTTTATCAACAGCATATAGAGATGATGTTTTTGATGATTTTGAAAGTCTTATCAAGCCATTTTATCCATTTAATGAACAATCTCCAAAGGCTGTTAGCACAGAAGAATTTAAAAGATTCTTTGGCAAAAACGGAACTTGGAATAGCTTTTATGATAGATATCTAAAACAAATCTTAAGTAAAACCGCTGATGGTTATAAAATAAGACCAAAATATGCAAAAGAGCTAAGGTTTAGTAGGGATTTCCTTAAAAATATCGCCTATATAGACAGAATTTCAAATTTAATGCTTGATTCAAATGATGAGCTAAAATTAAATTATAATTTAAAAGCTGTCGATTTATCGGCAAATTTTAGCCATATAAATATTAGCTATTCTAATAACTCTTTGACTTATGATCATACAATTGCCTCAAATTTGATAGTTTCAAGTAAAAATTTTGATATATCAACACAGTTTAAATTCAATGCAGTTTCAAGCACTGGAAGTGAGAGAAAAGAGCTAAGTTTTGATGGAGAATGGGGCTGGTATAAGATATTAAAGGCTTCAAATTTTAGTAGCGTTGGCGTTAGTACGCTTAATTTTGATGGTAGAAGAGATTCGTATTTTGGCTTTGAAGTAACACCAAATGGAGGAGAGCTTTTAGAGCTTATGGATATCATACCAACGATAAATTTACCAAAGAAGATGCTTTATTAAGGATAAAATATGCAACAAATAGCAGCAGTTATACAAAATTACGATAAAGCGTCAAGCTTTTCAGCTCAATTTATCATTTTTGATGAAAATGGCGGTGATATAGGCTCATTAGACACTACAAAATTTTCTTGTAATGATATGAGCGATTCAATCGCACCCAAACACGCTCATGTTGGATTTGAAGAGGGGGTTTTCACAATTTGTGGCTATAAAGATTGTGAAATTTTTTATAGTGATTCATATTCAAAGCTTCCAGATGACTATGAGAGTGTCATAAATTTGGGCGATGTCTTTAGGATAGGGGAGTTAAAATTTATATTTATAGACCCTTCTAGAATTGATGAATATATAGGGAAAGCTCATAAGATAATAGAAAATACAAAAAATTTTGACAAACTCGATGATAAACGTTTTGAACCAGTTGGTAAAATTTCAAATGTTGATTTTAAAGAAGAGCCAAAGATAAACTCATTGATAAATGATAAAAAAGATATCACTTTAAATGAAAATGCACACGATGCAGTTTTAAATTTAAATGAAATGGCTCAAAATTTTGACGAAGAAGAAAATGCAAATAAGCAAAATATGCTGACTGCTAAAAGCATGGATGAGCTTTTAGCAAAGATAGTTGAGAGTATAAAGTTACAGCCAAATATGAGTCCTATAAGTGAGCAGACTAGGACTTTAAACACAAAAGATATGGAAACAATCATGAAAACTCTTCCTCTTAGTGACTCAACAGAACTAATAAATACTGTTTTGGTTAAGCTTATATGCAAAGAGCTATATAGCCAAATGTATGATATAGTCGAGAATAACTCATTTTTTAAATATCTTTCAGGAGCCGTACTAAAAAGCACTAAGGAAGATAAGGAAGCGTTTAATTATCTATTGCATAAAGCTCTTCAAAGCTATATGTTAAAAAAGTAATGTTTTTAATAAAACAGAAAGTAAATAAAAGATAGAATAATCCAAACTTTTTAATAGGAGTAAATATGTCACAACCAGTGTATATTAAAGTGAAAGGTTCTACACAAGGACTTATTTCAAGTGGTGCTTCAACAGAAGCTAGTATAGGTAATCGCTATCAGTCAGGTCACGAAGATGAGATCATGGCTCAAGAGGTTTCTCATATAGTAACAGTTCCAACTGATCCACAAAGTGGCCAACCATCAGGCCAAAGAGTCCATAAGCCATTTAGTTTTACTACATCACTAAATAAAGCTGTTCCACTTCTTTACAATGCTTTAACACAAGGTGAAAGGCTTCCAGAGGTTGAGATCTATTGGTATAGAACATCAACTAGTGGTGGTGCGGAGCATTTCTTTACTACAAAACTAGAAGATGCAACTATAACAGATATTACTCTAGTAAGTCCAAATGCTCAAGATAAGCTAAACAGCGACAAAACAGAGCTTTTCAAAGTTTCAATGAATTATAGAAAGATAGTTTGGGAACACGTAGCTGCAGGCACAAGCGGAAGCGACGACTGGAGAGAAGCTACTAAAAAAGCTTAAAACCAACCTAGGGTTTACCCCTAGGGTTAATAAAATCATCTTCTAGCTAGAAGGACACAGATGAGCCCTTTTTATCTTTATCTTTTAAATTAATATGATATGTGAAATGCGATATGAAACACCTAGTTATAATCATATTTCTCATAACATCTTTATATTCACACGAAGCAAATTGTACGGATATGTTTGGGCTCATTTTTAATAAAAATTTAAGTGACATTGAAACGGCTAAGTATATAAAATACTACATAGATGATCTCGGATGCGATGCTAATGCTAGCGTAAAATTAAATAATTTAACGATTAGATCGAATTTATTGAAAACAAAAACTTTTGATACTCTTTTGTTAAAAGGAACATCAGCTAATGCTAGTTTAGCAACGTCCATAGGCATGAGCTTTGCATTTTTCTTTAGGGAAAATGGTGTCGGTATAGACAATAAAAAAGCTAGCCCTGAGCTACTTAAATTTATAAAAACTCAAAAATATAAAGAATTTAAAGACGATAAATTTAGACTAATTAAAAAGCTTTTATTGCACGGACAAAACCCAAAAGACTATGAGGTTTTAAAGGTTATTTTGAAAATTATAAATGATGAAAAAGATTTAGATAATTTATTAAAGAATAGAACTCAAAAGGAATTAGCGCAATGAAGCAATTGGCAATAATCATATTTCTCATAACATCTTTATATTCACACGAAACAAATTGTACGGATATGTTTGGGCTCATTTTTAATAAAAATTTAAGTGATGCTGAAACTACTAAGTATATAAAATACTATATAGATGATCTTGGATGTAATGCTAATGCTAGTATAAATTTACCGAATTTCACAATGAAGGCCAGTTTATTAGAATTTGCATATAGCGCAAATAAGCCTAAAAGTATTGACGAGATTTTAGAAAAAGGTGCAGTACCTAATGTATGGTTGGCTGGTTCAATAGGATTAGACTTTTTGCTTTTTTTCGAAGAAAATGGTGTTAAGCTAGAAGGACAGTCTCCAAGTCCTCAGTTGTTTGAATTTATTAAAACTCAAAAATATAAAGAATTTAAAGAAGAGAAATTTAAGCTAATTAAAAAACTCTTAGAACATGGACAAGACCCAAGAGGCTATATTCTTTTACAGAAAGTACTAACGCTTATAAATGATGAAAAAGACTTATTGAAATTGTTAAAAAAAGAGAATAAATAATGGATTTATTTAATATAAGCAAGAAGAAACTAGATATAAAAGATAAAATTTCTGAGCCGATAGAAATAGGCGATGAAACTACGGCAAAAAAGGCTAAAAAAGCCATGGATGATTTTAATAGTTTTTATCCTAAACCTCCAATAGTAGGGAAGATTTTTGATACAGTAACAGAAGTAGCCAAAACTGGGGTTGATACTGATGAAGAAAGAAAATTTAGAATTTACAAGGAAATTAAAGATAAAGGAATATTAGAGGAAACAAAATCGGTATACAAAATTACTGATGCTGATATTAGAGAATTTGAAAAAAGATTGCAAGAAGAAGAAAACGAAAAAAGATTGAAAGAGCAACAAATGGACAAAAATTTAACATCACCAACATCATCACTGACTAAGCCTGTCATGCTAGCATCTAGCAATTCAGTGGCAACAGACGGCTTTGTGGACTACGGCGTATCTAACGATACTTTCTCGACTCTTCAGATAGCAAACGAGTCAAACGATAAATTTATCGTTACACGTGCAGATATTTATGAAAATTTAGAAAGTATATTTAGCATAGAGTGCTTTGCTTATATAAATTTGGTGAAAAACCCGCTTTATGAAAATTTAGACACCATCTACAATAACGATAAAAGTTACTCAAGCATATATAAATATCTTGATAAAAGTATAAAGCTAAGCATAAAAAGACCGTCTTCAACAAATAAAAATATCGTTCCAGATGGTAGCTCAAACGATATGCACTTTAGTGGAATAGTAAGCGATGTAGAGTATCTTGGCGTAGATGATGAGACTAGTACAAATATAGATAAAAAATACTTCTTTAAATTCAAACTAACTTCACCACTATATAGGCTAAGCATAAATAGAGCAAATAGAATTTATACAGACCAGAGCATTTTAGAAATAGTAAAAGATATTTTAGCTTTTAATAAGCAAAGGCTAACCAAAGAGCTGGACTTCTCAAATATCAAAAATAACTACAACAAAAGAGAATTTATAGCCCAGTAC
It encodes:
- the tssM gene encoding type VI secretion system membrane subunit TssM translates to MAFIDYLRRFFVFFRFKHSTILVVSIALSILFWLYAPLIAFNDVYSFASISSRVTILIAFWAVILFFVLIKPLMHYLASQKDEKNNKLKEIKKESMDSFGKAKRNFMLSLKDAKTTWKKDINFKKLPLIMIMGNEGAGKSAFINYSNIEFPLSDSLDTYKKIHKSTTNFNLYISKFGALLDTEGIHFAQESLYQPTATEELPEDDVDKNRDYLLKKSIWSEFLHFLKRNDFNARLSGAVLIIDTKKFLEGTQEYFDELIRYMIKRVNDCEKHLNIKFPIYIVFSKLDLIDGMGDYFRLFNEDVANKALGINLDPNFSKQSLETELKNLIESLFKHLMSKNSISHLLEDKKRSYLFLKQLDNFFALVKDFVTKLSSQNALKNSSTINGIYFVSAYQENIPINYLTNTICDRYNIKKPLLRAVNNYSKQSYFVKSFLKEIAFKANLNKFGAQNRFTKFANFVLAAILCAGVYLGSSFILDTKNIKEQNAINNANKISSYLDGKKYKDLSPTQKIELLNLLKQSLNDYPRIFSGDTKFEYITLDTSYKGFTPVKALYYDLNADFFKNTVLTEMENILKNEIDPDKLIKAFYMYDSLFDKDYTNVDLFKIWISTNWDKFEKYGVAKDEFLAHIEAILKAENLNITADTVAQSIANTRLSPVQRAQRLYYILEFISFKDDKSFYDIKKDVENLYAVVQEKEAFRPFNKIYTKENLRDFLSKLSSNIDQTAGIESWLMETNSSLKDISSNDKKELSIAVIELYLQNYADKWSQILREIEPNEFSTKKEVIEELDILSKRENPLNSLIKLTNQNTNLNDENLLKYIYSLGFASSEIKRVFSDFSAKFTNYHTLNSNDLLDIISNDVTSVYKKVSDYNFEMLQSNDDKIVYAINGIKNENDPFVVLNNDAKKLPDELNEYYQKLSTLAWKQVENGASVLLSTAYRDDVFDDFESLIKPFYPFNEQSPKAVSTEEFKRFFGKNGTWNSFYDRYLKQILSKTADGYKIRPKYAKELRFSRDFLKNIAYIDRISNLMLDSNDELKLNYNLKAVDLSANFSHINISYSNNSLTYDHTIASNLIVSSKNFDISTQFKFNAVSSTGSERKELSFDGEWGWYKILKASNFSSVGVSTLNFDGRRDSYFGFEVTPNGGELLELMDIIPTINLPKKMLY
- a CDS encoding Hcp family type VI secretion system effector; translation: MSQPVYIKVKGSTQGLISSGASTEASIGNRYQSGHEDEIMAQEVSHIVTVPTDPQSGQPSGQRVHKPFSFTTSLNKAVPLLYNALTQGERLPEVEIYWYRTSTSGGAEHFFTTKLEDATITDITLVSPNAQDKLNSDKTELFKVSMNYRKIVWEHVAAGTSGSDDWREATKKA